The following proteins are co-located in the Clostridiales bacterium genome:
- the murG gene encoding undecaprenyldiphospho-muramoylpentapeptide beta-N-acetylglucosaminyltransferase: MKVIMTGGGTGGHIYPAIAIADKIRRKHPDAEVLFIGTERGMEKDLVPKSGYEIRFITVSGFNRKKLWKNFKTALDLAKGNHQANKIISDFKPDLVIGTGGYVCGPVVRAAHKKGIRTFIHEQNAFPGVTNKLLEKYVDKVFVSFSESKEYFKDQSKLIVTGNPIRKSFLTCGMGNSRDKLEIKPNEFVLLCFGGSLGAGKINSTMIHVLEAFNGLPDARVFFITGRNYYHKVLESIKEQGIELSGNIKVLEYVDNMHEYLSSSDLVISRAGALTVSEITACGKAAILIPSPNVTGNHQYFNAKVVADKGGAVILEEKDLTEEKLLGTVMRLKNNKEALNSMSAASGKAGRMDATDVIYDHLGI; encoded by the coding sequence ATGAAGGTAATCATGACCGGCGGTGGTACAGGAGGACATATTTATCCTGCCATCGCCATTGCAGATAAAATAAGGAGAAAGCATCCTGATGCGGAAGTTCTGTTTATAGGAACAGAACGCGGTATGGAAAAGGATCTTGTGCCGAAAAGCGGTTATGAAATCCGTTTTATCACTGTAAGCGGCTTTAACCGAAAAAAACTATGGAAAAATTTCAAAACGGCTTTGGATCTGGCAAAAGGAAACCATCAAGCTAATAAAATTATCAGCGATTTTAAGCCGGATCTTGTCATAGGAACCGGGGGTTATGTTTGCGGACCGGTGGTACGAGCTGCCCACAAAAAAGGGATTAGAACTTTTATTCACGAGCAAAACGCTTTTCCCGGAGTAACAAATAAACTTCTGGAAAAATATGTCGATAAAGTATTTGTAAGTTTCTCTGAATCCAAGGAGTACTTCAAGGATCAAAGTAAGCTAATCGTTACAGGGAATCCGATCCGTAAAAGTTTCTTGACCTGCGGAATGGGTAATAGCAGGGATAAACTGGAAATCAAGCCCAATGAGTTCGTGCTCCTGTGCTTTGGAGGCAGCCTTGGTGCAGGGAAGATCAACAGTACGATGATTCATGTGCTTGAAGCCTTCAATGGGCTTCCGGATGCCAGAGTGTTTTTTATCACCGGCAGGAATTACTATCATAAGGTTCTGGAATCCATTAAGGAACAGGGCATCGAACTGTCTGGGAATATCAAGGTTCTGGAATATGTGGACAACATGCATGAATATCTATCTTCTTCGGACCTAGTAATCAGCAGAGCGGGGGCCTTGACAGTTTCGGAGATCACTGCCTGCGGTAAGGCCGCAATTCTGATACCGTCTCCCAACGTCACGGGGAACCATCAGTACTTTAACGCCAAAGTGGTTGCGGATAAGGGCGGAGCGGTAATTCTGGAAGAAAAGGATTTGACGGAAGAAAAGCTCCTCGGCACTGTTATGCGGTTAAAAAATAATAAGGAAGCGCTGAATAGTATGTCTGCCGCCAGCGGCAAAGCTGGAAGGATGGATGCTACTGATGTGATTTATGACCATCTGGGGATATGA
- the ftsW gene encoding putative lipid II flippase FtsW, whose product MAGKKKSRMKSGDFVLTIVVLGLVVFGVIMVFSSSYYNAINDSGDPYDYLKKDIVWAMLGLGAMMFCALFDYRIYAKFAPTILIADLVLLALLFTPLGVTRNYATRWIGIGEFTIMPGEIAKIAAIIFVSWYLSKDPKTIRSFTKGVLPMLGLCGAFFGLIILQPNLSTAITVCGIIIGIMFVAGLNVMYLGGILGIGAVGITFMILTDEGGYRLKRLTSFLDPFQDPLGDGYQVIQSLLALGSGGLFGVGLGKSIQKTLYLPEPQNDFIFAIIGEELGYIGCLALIACYIILIWRGTHIALNAPDMFGTLLASGITIMLAIQVVLNIAVVTSSMPPTGITLPFVSYGGNALMLFMGSMGILLNISRHSAR is encoded by the coding sequence ATGGCCGGTAAAAAAAAGTCCCGAATGAAGTCGGGGGATTTTGTTTTAACCATCGTTGTGCTGGGCCTGGTGGTCTTCGGTGTGATCATGGTTTTCAGCTCCAGCTATTATAATGCTATCAATGACTCGGGAGATCCGTACGATTATCTAAAGAAGGATATTGTATGGGCGATGCTGGGCCTTGGTGCTATGATGTTCTGCGCTCTTTTTGACTACAGAATCTATGCAAAATTTGCTCCTACAATCCTGATTGCAGATCTGGTGCTGCTGGCCTTATTGTTTACACCTTTGGGGGTAACCAGAAATTACGCGACACGCTGGATCGGTATTGGTGAATTTACGATTATGCCGGGGGAAATTGCTAAGATTGCTGCAATCATCTTTGTATCGTGGTACCTAAGTAAAGATCCTAAGACAATTCGCTCCTTTACAAAAGGGGTGCTGCCGATGCTGGGACTCTGCGGAGCCTTTTTCGGACTGATTATTCTTCAGCCCAATTTGTCCACTGCGATTACGGTCTGCGGCATTATCATCGGCATCATGTTTGTAGCGGGATTGAATGTCATGTATTTGGGCGGAATATTAGGCATCGGAGCTGTGGGAATTACCTTTATGATACTCACTGATGAAGGCGGGTACCGATTGAAGCGTCTCACCAGCTTTCTCGATCCGTTTCAGGATCCACTCGGAGATGGGTATCAGGTAATTCAGTCGCTGCTGGCTTTAGGGTCGGGAGGGCTTTTCGGTGTCGGACTTGGTAAAAGTATCCAGAAAACCCTCTATCTGCCGGAGCCGCAGAATGATTTTATCTTTGCCATTATCGGTGAAGAGCTAGGATATATTGGATGTCTAGCGCTGATCGCCTGCTATATTATCCTGATCTGGAGGGGCACTCATATCGCTCTCAATGCTCCAGATATGTTCGGTACCCTTCTTGCTTCTGGCATTACCATCATGCTGGCGATTCAGGTGGTTCTAAATATTGCAGTTGTAACATCATCCATGCCGCCAACGGGAATCACCCTTCCGTTTGTAAGCTATGGAGGAAACGCCCTGATGCTCTTCATGGGCTCCATGGGTATTCTGCTGAATATATCAAGGCATTCGGCACGATGA
- a CDS encoding UDP-N-acetylmuramoyl-L-alanine--D-glutamate ligase: MNELKDKKILVVGMGKSGIAATQALLKLGAVVSVYDSKDEDKICGQLIQFLKNKNVTCYFGEEPDNTGDLDMVVISPGVPTDTGFVQKAKSAGAEVIGELEIAYRVGKGKYVAITGTNGKTTTTTLVGEIFENSGRKTYVVGNVGVAVISKALCTTEEDWLVTETSSFQLETTKHFKPEVSALLNITPDHMDRHKTLENYAQAKARIFQNQDENQYFVVNYDDAESYRLIAQCRAKVVPFSRKGTLEMGCFVLDGTIVIRNEQGQNIEICGIHELKIPGAHNLENALAAAAIAYFAGIAPVVISKTLRSFEGVEHRLEFSGEVDGVRFVNDSKGTNPDASIKAIEAMKENIILIAGGYDKGSDFEEFINAFQGRVKHMILLGKTAPKIKETAERLGFTNITMAKGMDECVKIGYKLATAGDTVLLSPACASWDMYTCFEQRGEHFKNCVRDLEK, translated from the coding sequence ATGAACGAACTGAAAGATAAAAAAATTCTGGTGGTCGGAATGGGAAAATCCGGAATTGCGGCAACTCAGGCGCTTCTTAAGCTAGGGGCTGTGGTATCTGTTTATGACAGCAAGGATGAAGATAAAATCTGCGGGCAGCTGATACAATTTTTGAAAAATAAAAACGTCACCTGCTATTTCGGTGAAGAGCCAGATAATACCGGTGATCTTGATATGGTTGTGATCAGCCCTGGAGTTCCAACGGATACAGGGTTTGTACAGAAGGCGAAATCAGCGGGAGCCGAGGTAATTGGAGAGCTTGAGATTGCATACCGGGTGGGAAAAGGGAAGTATGTTGCCATTACCGGAACAAACGGAAAGACAACGACAACGACACTGGTGGGTGAGATCTTTGAAAATTCTGGACGAAAGACTTATGTTGTAGGCAATGTGGGCGTGGCAGTAATTTCGAAGGCTCTTTGCACCACGGAAGAGGATTGGCTTGTGACGGAAACCAGCAGCTTTCAGCTTGAGACTACAAAGCATTTCAAACCTGAGGTTTCCGCTCTGTTGAATATTACGCCGGATCATATGGATCGGCATAAAACTCTGGAAAATTATGCGCAGGCAAAAGCCAGAATTTTTCAGAATCAGGATGAGAATCAATATTTTGTTGTAAACTATGACGATGCAGAATCGTATCGACTGATCGCGCAGTGCAGAGCAAAAGTTGTTCCGTTCAGCAGAAAGGGTACCCTTGAAATGGGCTGTTTCGTTCTGGACGGCACCATCGTGATTCGAAATGAGCAAGGGCAGAACATCGAGATCTGCGGAATTCATGAACTGAAAATACCTGGCGCGCACAATCTTGAAAATGCGCTGGCAGCAGCAGCGATCGCGTATTTTGCAGGAATTGCTCCTGTGGTGATCAGCAAGACGCTCAGGTCCTTTGAAGGGGTTGAGCATCGCCTTGAATTCTCAGGAGAAGTGGACGGAGTACGATTTGTCAATGATTCAAAAGGAACGAACCCGGATGCTTCCATTAAGGCCATTGAGGCCATGAAAGAAAACATCATCCTAATCGCAGGAGGATACGATAAAGGTTCTGATTTTGAAGAATTTATCAACGCATTTCAAGGCCGCGTGAAACATATGATACTGCTTGGAAAAACCGCGCCAAAGATTAAGGAAACGGCGGAGCGATTGGGCTTTACAAACATCACCATGGCAAAGGGCATGGATGAATGTGTTAAAATTGGATATAAACTGGCAACGGCAGGGGACACAGTACTTCTTTCACCCGCCTGTGCCAGCTGGGATATGTACACTTGTTTTGAACAAAGGGGAGAACATTTTAAGAATTGTGTAAGGGATTTGGAGAAATAA
- a CDS encoding phospho-N-acetylmuramoyl-pentapeptide-transferase, whose product MDYLQIGITTAIAFVIAAVGTPMLLPVLRRIKAGQSIREDGPQSHMVKSGTPTMGGLAIIGAVVITCLTAGGANRDMVIILTAFVAYGALGFLDDFVKVSMKRNLGLTAKQKLALQILIAVGLAYYQSRVSVYGTTVYIPIVNQYLDFGIFYIPFIAFVVVSMVNAVNLTDGLDGLASGVTMIVALFLALVGSTYGFTTTTIFCAALAGACIGFLLYNRHPAKVFMGDTGSLALGGGIAAAAIMMNIELVIPIAGGVYVAEAFSVILQVVSYKTRRKRIFKMAPLHHHFELSGWKETKVVGVFWLATFLLCVVGFLIV is encoded by the coding sequence ATGGATTATTTACAAATTGGAATAACGACCGCAATCGCATTTGTTATAGCTGCTGTGGGAACGCCGATGCTGCTTCCGGTTTTGAGAAGAATTAAGGCGGGGCAGAGCATTCGGGAAGATGGACCACAATCACATATGGTTAAATCAGGAACGCCAACCATGGGAGGCTTGGCCATTATCGGAGCCGTTGTCATCACCTGTCTAACCGCAGGCGGAGCAAACCGGGATATGGTGATCATTCTGACGGCGTTTGTCGCGTACGGCGCACTGGGATTTTTGGATGATTTTGTAAAGGTGTCGATGAAGCGGAATCTGGGACTGACCGCAAAGCAAAAGCTTGCACTTCAGATTCTGATTGCTGTAGGACTGGCATATTATCAATCGAGAGTTTCAGTCTACGGAACAACAGTATATATTCCAATTGTAAATCAATACTTGGATTTTGGCATATTTTATATTCCGTTCATCGCTTTTGTTGTGGTTTCCATGGTAAATGCGGTGAATCTCACCGATGGTCTGGATGGCTTGGCTTCCGGAGTTACTATGATTGTAGCACTATTTCTTGCTTTGGTTGGTTCCACTTACGGATTCACTACTACTACGATATTCTGTGCTGCTTTAGCGGGTGCATGTATCGGCTTTCTTCTTTACAACAGACACCCTGCCAAGGTGTTTATGGGTGATACAGGATCCCTTGCGCTGGGCGGCGGTATCGCTGCTGCGGCTATTATGATGAATATTGAACTGGTAATCCCTATCGCAGGCGGTGTCTACGTGGCAGAGGCGTTTTCCGTGATCCTGCAGGTTGTCAGCTATAAAACCAGACGAAAAAGAATCTTTAAAATGGCGCCTCTCCATCATCATTTCGAACTCAGCGGTTGGAAGGAAACAAAGGTAGTGGGCGTATTCTGGCTTGCAACTTTCCTGCTTTGTGTCGTAGGGTTTTTGATCGTATGA